The Epinephelus lanceolatus isolate andai-2023 chromosome 1, ASM4190304v1, whole genome shotgun sequence genome has a window encoding:
- the pck1 gene encoding phosphoenolpyruvate carboxykinase, cytosolic [GTP], protein MPPQLPSQNQNGPRILQGDLCALSPAVKEFVDANVTLCQPDSLHICDGSDEENRTILAQLEEQGMIKKLKKYENCWLARTDPRDVARVESKTVIVTRDRRDTVPTPLDGGVSQLGRWMSPEEFDKEMSQRFPGCMKGRTMYVIPFSMGPVGSPLSKIGVELTDSPYVVASMRVMTRMGKAVLSALGTGEFVRCLHSVGCPLPLKKPLVNNWPCNPEQTLIAHIPDRRQIVSFGSGYGGNSLLGKKCFALRIASRIAKEEGWLAEHMLILGVTNPAGEKKYMAAAFPSACGKTNLAMLCPTLPGWKVECVGDDIAWMKFDNQGNLRAINPENGFFGVAPGTSAQTNPNAMETINKNTIFTNVAETSDGGVHWEGMDQSLPEGVTITSWKNKPWSSEDGEPCAHPNSRFCTPAGQCPIIDPQWESPEGVPIEAIIFGGRRPQGVPLVYEAFSWQHGVFVGAAMRSEATAAAEHKGKIIMNDPFAMRPFFGYNFGQYLSHWLSMADRPGAKLPKIFHVNWFRKSPTAGFLWPGFGDNIRVLDWMFRRVNGEAGAMPSAIGYLPCSDSLNLQGLKGNVDLDELFSLDQEFWQREVEEVRKYFTTQVNDDLPNEVAQQLELLDQRVKQM, encoded by the exons ATGCCTCCTCAGCTTCCATCCCAGAACCAGAACGGTCCCAGGATCCTGCAGGGCGACCTTTGTGCCCTCAGCCCGGCGGTCAAGGAGTTTGTGGACGCCAATGTGACTCTGTGCCAGCCTGACTCCCTCCACATCTGCGACGGCTCCGATGAGGAGAACCGCACCATCCTGGCCCAGCTGGAGGAGCAGGGGATGATCAAGAAGCTCAAGAAATATGAGAACTG cTGGTTGGCCAGGACTGACCCGAGGGACGTGGCTCGTGTTGAGAGTAAGACTGTGATTGTGACCCGGGACCGGAGGGACACGGTGCCCACGCCGCTGGATGGCGGAGTCAGCCAGCTGGGCCGCTGGATGTCCCCGGAAGAGTTCGACAAAGAGATGAGTCAGCGGTTTCCAGGCTGCATGAAAG gtCGTACCATGTATGTGATCCCCTTCAGCATGGGCCCCGTAGGTTCCCCCCTCTCTAAGATTGGGGTGGAGCTGACAGACTCTCCGTACGTGGTGGCCAGTATGAGGGTGATGACTCGTATGGGGAAGGCCGTGTTGTCTGCTCTGGGGACGGGCGAGTTCGTCCGCTGTCTGCACTCCGTCGGCTGTCCTCTGCCGCTCAAAA AACCCTTGGTGAACAACTGGCCCTGTAACCCTGAGCAGACGTTAATCGCCCACATCCCAGATCGCAGGCAGATCGTCTCATTCGGTAGTGGTTATGGAGGAAACTCCCTGCTGGGGAAGAAATGCTTTGCTCTGCGCATCGCCTCACGGATTGCCAAGGAGGAGGGCTGGCTGGCGGAGCACATGCTG ATCCTGGGCGTCACCAACCCTGCTGGGGAGAAGAAGTACATGGCGGCAGCCTTCCCTAGCGCCTGCGGGAAGACAAACCTGGCCATGCTCTGCCCCACGCTGCCCGGCTGGAAGGTCGAGTGTGTGGGAGACGACATCGCATGGATGAAGTTTGACAACCAAG GCAATCTACGTGCCATCAACCCAGAGAACGGCTTTTTCGGAGTTGCGCCCGGTACCTCAGCCCAAACCAACCCCAACGCCATGGAGACCATCAACAAGAACACCATTTTCACCAATGTTGCAGAGACCAGCGATGGCGGTGTGCACTGGGAGGGAATGGACCAGTCGCTGCCGGAGGGAGTCACCATCACTTCCTGGAAGAACAAACCCTGGAGCTCAGAAGATG GTGAACCCTGCGCTCACCCCAACTCCCGTTTCTGCACTCCGGCTGGGCAGTGTCCCATCATCGACCCACAGTGGGAATCCCCAGAGGGAGTCCCCATCGAGGCCATCATCTTCGGAGGGCGCAGACCACAAG GTGTCCCTCTGGTGTACGAggctttcagctggcaacacgGAGTGTTTGTTGGAGCAGCCATGCGATCAGAGGCCACCGCTGCAGCTGAACACAAAG GCAAGATCATCATGAACGACCCCTTTGCCATGCGCCCGTTCTTTGGCTACAACTTCGGCCAGTATCTCTCTCACTGGCTGAGCATGGCTGACCGCCCGGGCGCCAAACTCCCCAAGATCTTCCACGTCAACTGGTTCCGCAAGAGCCCCACCGCCGGATTCCTCTGGCCCGGCTTCGGCGACAACATCCGCGTGTTGGACTGGATGTTCAGGCGGGTGAATGGCGAGGCTGGCGCCATGCCCTCTGCCATAGGCTACCTGCCATGCAGTGACTCCCTCAACCTCCAGGGCCTGAAGGGGAACGTGGACCTGGATGAGCTGTTCTCCCTGGATCAGGAGTTCTGGcagagggaggtggaggaagtgagGAAGTACTTCACCACACAGGTGAATGATGACCTGCCTAACGAGGTGGCTCAGCAGCTGGAGCTCCTGGATCAGAGAGTGAAGCAGATGTGA